The sequence below is a genomic window from Sorangiineae bacterium MSr12523.
GCGCAATCACGGCATCCGCCGCCGTTGCCGCTCGGGGGAGGCTCGGGCGCGACGCCGGAGCCCGAGTACGAGCTGACGATGATCCGCCGCGCGGACGCGTTCACGTTGCTGACCGGCGTGGCCGAGAAAGCGCTTGCCATGGGGCGCGCCGTCGAGGCGGAGCGCATTCTGGCGTCCCCGTTGGGCGATGTCATCGAGGCGAGTCGCGCGGGGAAAAAGATCATCCCGTCGCTGGTCGATCAAGCGGCGCGCTTTTCGGCGAAGCTGGCCACGGCCACGGGCAAAGGGGCGTGGGCGGACTACGTCATCGAGCTGTACTCGGCGCAGAAGCGGCCATGCCCCGCGCCGGTCATCGACGAGCTGTACAACGCGCTGCGGCGGGTGACCGCGATCGATCTGCAGCGGCTGCGCGAGTACATCGAGGAGTTGCGCTCGCGGCTTTCGACCTTCGGCCCGGCGGAGCGCTTCCTGTTTCAGCGCCTCGAGGGCTTGGAGCGGCTTGCGGCGTTACGCTGATTGAGCTGACCGGCACTGCGTTCGTGGTAATCCTGCCAGGCGAGGCTGTGGCTCGCCGAATATCGAAGTGCTTCGCGAAGCTCGGGATCTTCGACGAGGGCCAGCGAGGCTTCCAGATCGCGGGGCACGGGCAACGGCGGCGGAACAGCGCGGGAGATGCGGCGCTCGGGCGGACGCTGGGGCGGCTCGAGGGGGGCCACGCGAAAGCGAAGCTCGGCGACCTCGACCCCGGCATCGCGCAGGCGTGAGATGACCGAGGCGGCGAGCATGGACAGCTCGCTGGCCCAGACGCTGGAAGGGACGCGCACCGTGAGGACGCCGCGTTCGAGCGACCACGGCTTGGCGCGATCGGCGATGCGAAGGCCCACCGCGCGGGTCCACGTTTGCAGCGGGATGGGGGCCTGGCGGCGGGCGAACCGGCTGTCGCCTGCGCGTTCGAGCACGGTCTCGATGCCCTCGGGCTCGCGCAGCTTGGGCCTTTTCCGGCGACGGTTCATGGGGGGAGTCTAGCCTTTAACGTGCTTGGGCGCTCGGGCGCTCCAGGGAAAGCTCCCCGTCGGGCGCGAGCGGCTCGAAGCAGGCGCCGCGGCGGTCGGCGATGCCCACGCGCAGGTAGCTGCCCTCGAAATGAAGGGCGTAAGGGGCCCGCGGGCGGGGTGTGGGGCTCGTGTCGGGGACGACGTAAACGTCCACCGCGTGGGGCGAGCCGCTGGCCGAGGCCACGCTGGCTGCGCGGCACTGTTGCGCCACGGTGCCGGAGCGATCGGCCTGCGTGCAGCGTTCGAGCGCGGCGGTGTCTGGCCCGCTGGGCTTGCGCCAGAGGACCGCGGCCGCGGTGGCGCGCACCAAGTCGTTGCTGTCGTCGGCCAAGAGCGTGCGCTCGAGGGCGCCGTCGCCGCAACGCACGCCGGAGGCTGCGAGGCCGGCGAGGGCGTTCACGCGCACGTAGGTGCGGGCGTCGCGAAGCAGCGGGCAAAGCATTCGGACCGCGAGTTGGGGGGCGCGCGTGCGCGCGGCAATGCGGCCTACGGCGGCGGTCGCGTTGATGGCGGTATCGAGATCGGCCGATGCGATGGCCGCACCGAGGGCGTCGGTTCCCGCCTTGTCGGCGCCGTCGCCCAGCGCTCCCATGGCCCACGCGGCTTGCGCGCGCACGCTGGCATCGGCATCGCGCAAGAGGCCTCGCGCGAGCGGCTCCGCGGACGCGCGTGCGTGCACGGGAAGCACGGTGGCGATGGTGCGCCGGTCGTCGGCATCATCGGCGCGGAGCAAGCTGCCGAGGGCCCGCACGCCTGCGGGGAAATTCGAGCGGCCGATGGCCAGAAGCAAGGCATCTCGCTCGGGGCCGGCGGCGAGCTCCAACGCACGCGAAAGCCGCCCGATGGCGTTCTCCGAGGGCACGCGCGAAAGGATTCCGCCGAGGGCGGTGAGCACGGCGGCGCGGTCGAGCTCCTCGCCGGCGTCCATTTTGGCGAGCAAGGCTTCGCGTGCCTTCTCTTTGCCCGCGTCGCCCAGGGCCACGGCCGCGTGAAGCCGCACGGTGGCATCGGTGTCGTTGAGCTTCTCGAGCAGGGCCTCGTCGGCATCGGCCGGACCGAGGGTGCCCAGCGCGTCGATGGCGGCCAAGCGCAGCGCAGGGAACTTCGCGTTGGCCAAGCTGACCAGGATGGGCGCTGCACGTGGAGCGCCGGTGCGACCGAGGAGGCTCGCCAGCGCGGCGCGCTCGTCCAACGTGAGGTTCACATTGCGAAGCGCGGCAGCCAACGGCTCGACGGCGCGCCCATCGGGCTTGGAGGGATCGAGCAGCGCCTTGGCCGCGCGAGCGGCCTCGCTGCGAACGAGCGGGCTCGCCGCGCCCACGAACTCGAGTACGACGGGCACGGAGTCGCGCGTTCCTGCACCGGCGAGGGCGTGAAGGGCGGCGGCGCTGGGAAGGACACCGCGCCGCATGGCCGAGACGAGGGTGGGCGCCTCGCCCGTGGCGCGCAGCTCGCCGAGCACCCATGCGGCGCTCGTGGCCACGTGCGCGCTCGGGTTTCCTTTGAGCAACGCCGAGAGCTCCGGGATGGCAGGCTGCCCCGCGGCGACCAGCGCTTGCCGCGCCGGCGTGCGTTCCAGCCCGCCGCCAGCATCGTCGGCGACGCCCAGGGTCGCAATCAGCGCGCGCATCGCGTCGCGGGTGCCGATGCGCCCGAGTGCGGCCAGCGCCGCTTGCCGCAGGGCCGGATTTCGATCCGTCGCGAAAGGCGCAATGGTCTCCACGGCCTCGGGCGCGCGCAGGCGCCCGAGCGCGTGCAGCGCCTCGATGCGCACCTCGTTCGTGTTGTCGCGCAAGGTGAGGATCAATGCCTGCGAGGCGCGCGCATCGCCCAGCTCGCCGAGGGCTCGCACCACGGCCTGCCGCACTTCGACGACCGAATCTTGCACCTTGCCCACGAGCGGCACGACGGCGCGCTTGTCGCCGAGACGCGCCAGGGCGCGGGCAATCTGGACGCGCACCTGCGGGCTGGCATCGTCGAGGCGCCCGAGCAGCGGTGCCACGGCATCGGGCGAGGCTTGCGCCCCGAGCGCGTCGGCCGCCGCCGCGCGCACCGCGGCGTCGGCATCGCCCAGGCCGCGCGCGAGCTGCAAAATCGTGCGCGCGTCGGGCAGGGCGCGCGCCACCTCGCACGCGGCGATGCGCAGGCGCGCCTCGCGATCGCCGAGCCACGGCAGCACCGCGAGCGTCGCTGGAACCACGCGCAAGCGCACCGCGGACTGCGCGGCCGCGAGTTTCACCTCCACATCGGGATCGCCCAGGGCCTGCAGCACCAGCGGCGTCCCACGCGCGCGCCCCAAGGTCGAAAGCTCCTGCGCCGCCATGCGCCGCGTGGCCGCATCTTGCGCCGTGAGCGCACGGGCCACGCGCTCGGGCACGTCGGGCCAGACCACCGCCGATGCCGGCGCGGCATGTCCCATCAGGGCCAGTACGAGCGAAGCAGTGACGACCGAAGCGAATCTCACGATAGCCCTCCACGGCGGCGCATGAACCAATGGGCTCCGAGAAGTGTGGCGGCAAGAAGCGTCCACGTCCACGGCGGTGCGACGGGCACCACATGCCGCTCGGCGCTGACCACCGTGGGCTTGGGCAAGCGGATCGCGCGCACGTCGTCCGCAAAGGCGAAGGTGCCGCCGGTGGCGGCGGCGAGCGCGCGCAGCCGCTCGGGATCCGGCCGCGAATCGGCCCATTCATCGCCGCCCGCCTCGCACGCGAAATCGCGGCGCGTGGTAGGCCCCGAGCCGAGGCGTAGTCGCGCGGAGTACCCTCCCGTCGGAAGCGCCGGAAGCGCGATCTCGAGCGGAGCATCGCCCTCGCCGAGCGGTTTCTCCACGTGCACCGGTGCCGTTCCCGACTTGTCGAGGCGCGTGACATCGAGCACCACCGTCTCGCCCTTGCCGGCGCGCCCCGCCGTGCGGATGCGCAAGGTGGGGGGCACGTCCGCGATGCACCCCTCGGGAAGATCGACCTGCGCGGGCTCGAAGCGCGGATCGCGCATGAGCCAACCGAGAAGCCCATCCCAGAGCGCGCCATGGCCGCGCCCTGCCGTGCGCGCACCCAGCTCGGAGAACTCGAAGAGCCAGCCCCCGTCGATGCCCAAGGCAATGGACCTGCCGTCGCCTTCGTCGCCGATGGCCAACACCGGCATGGGCGCGCCCGATTTGGTCGCGCGCGTCGGGTGCGTCCAGAGCACCACGCCCCCGGGGCGCACGTCCCCGAGCACGTTGGCGCCGGGCATGCTGGGCAGCTCATCGCCAAGAATGGCGCGCAGAGGCCCCAAGACGGGCGCGGAGCGACCGGGCTCCGTCCACGCGGGCACGAACGGCGCGGTGTCGGCAGCCGTGGCCCCCGGGGCACCATCGAGGGATACGGGCAGCACCTCGCCGAGCGGCGTGCCGGCGTAGCCTCCGGCCACGAACGAGTTGGGCCCTCCCACCATGATGAGCCCACCGCCCGCGCGCACGTAGCGCGCAAGCG
It includes:
- a CDS encoding DUF721 domain-containing protein, which gives rise to MNRRRKRPKLREPEGIETVLERAGDSRFARRQAPIPLQTWTRAVGLRIADRAKPWSLERGVLTVRVPSSVWASELSMLAASVISRLRDAGVEVAELRFRVAPLEPPQRPPERRISRAVPPPLPVPRDLEASLALVEDPELREALRYSASHSLAWQDYHERSAGQLNQRNAASRSKPSRR
- a CDS encoding HEAT repeat domain-containing protein, giving the protein MRFASVVTASLVLALMGHAAPASAVVWPDVPERVARALTAQDAATRRMAAQELSTLGRARGTPLVLQALGDPDVEVKLAAAQSAVRLRVVPATLAVLPWLGDREARLRIAACEVARALPDARTILQLARGLGDADAAVRAAAADALGAQASPDAVAPLLGRLDDASPQVRVQIARALARLGDKRAVVPLVGKVQDSVVEVRQAVVRALGELGDARASQALILTLRDNTNEVRIEALHALGRLRAPEAVETIAPFATDRNPALRQAALAALGRIGTRDAMRALIATLGVADDAGGGLERTPARQALVAAGQPAIPELSALLKGNPSAHVATSAAWVLGELRATGEAPTLVSAMRRGVLPSAAALHALAGAGTRDSVPVVLEFVGAASPLVRSEAARAAKALLDPSKPDGRAVEPLAAALRNVNLTLDERAALASLLGRTGAPRAAPILVSLANAKFPALRLAAIDALGTLGPADADEALLEKLNDTDATVRLHAAVALGDAGKEKAREALLAKMDAGEELDRAAVLTALGGILSRVPSENAIGRLSRALELAAGPERDALLLAIGRSNFPAGVRALGSLLRADDADDRRTIATVLPVHARASAEPLARGLLRDADASVRAQAAWAMGALGDGADKAGTDALGAAIASADLDTAINATAAVGRIAARTRAPQLAVRMLCPLLRDARTYVRVNALAGLAASGVRCGDGALERTLLADDSNDLVRATAAAVLWRKPSGPDTAALERCTQADRSGTVAQQCRAASVASASGSPHAVDVYVVPDTSPTPRPRAPYALHFEGSYLRVGIADRRGACFEPLAPDGELSLERPSAQAR